GGATTAATATACTTAGTACTTACTATGGTTATTTTGGAAACCTAGTATTTGTTATTTCTTGATGTTTCCTTCCGCTTTAAGTACAACAACTACACACCATACTCTGAGATATTGgctgtttttttattaatgcTCTCTATGTCATCATGCTAACTGTAGATCCTGAAGGCCTTGCAAATGCCCGGAAATCTTTGGGGATAGGACAGGAAGATAAAGTTCGCAAAGTTCGTTGAAGATAATCCAGGAGTACaaccaaataaaaaatggaaagaGGAAAGAGTATGTAGAAATATCATTCATGCCTAATTTTTTGTGATGTGGTTGTTGGCGGGATTATTCAGCTTGTTTTCTCATGAAACTTAGTTACTTATATTATTATCGAGCAGCATTACAATTTGATTGtgcttgtgaattgtgatttatttgttttcttacTTATGCTGTGATTTATGAAGCAATTTTTGAGTTACATGACTTACATCTAATATGCACCAAGATATATGGTGCCAGTTTGCTCCACCTATGATAACCGGGAATAACAGGTCTACAGAACTTTTATTAAGTTAGGTAATTTAAAAGGGTAAAACTTAGAAATAGTTCCATGTATACTGTTGTTACTGTTCTCCCATTAAAATGAAATATCGTTCCTAACAGGTCTCCGTCAATCTGACCACCATCTCCAACCTTAGACTACCCTCTCCACCTCCCTTCCTAAGTCCCAACCCTCATTCCTTACACTCTTCTTCAACACATGCTAATGCCTCCACTTCTATATTGTTACCCGACACAGCAACAACCAGAATGCATCTCGAACTGTCGACAACTCTGccatcactttttttttcttcatgaaATGCTCATTGTTCGCTAATGAATAGCCCTTCCCATGACCGACGCTCGTGGATCGATGAAAGAGGCCGACTCACggaagaagaaaaattaaagGGATAAAGGATGGAGGAAGATAAGAAGGCATAGTGAGAGAATTTCTATGACTGAAGCTCTGTTGCACCTGCAGTGTGAGATAGTGAAATGAAGAGATGAAGGCGGTCTTGGCTTTGTTGAATTGCTcgattttttcttaaaatgtgGCAGAGGGATCTATGCGACTCTGAGGATGAACTTGCTGTGGGGTATGTTTGGATTGGTGGGAGGAGATGGAGATGGAATGGAATGGGAGGGTAAAGTGTTCCATTGTTTGGGTTTGTAATTAAATGACGGAATGGGATGGAAAGTAGTGGTATGTATACCGCCCCATtccattggaaaaaaaaaattgattcccTTCATTTTACCCCCCAAATTTGGGAGGTATGGAGTGGAACTTGTGCTCCATTCTATTAAAAAAGTATACATACAAATTCTAACCCTTTGTAGTTCCAACTGAAAGCGTCTTATTTTTACAATATCCTCTCCACCCTTTTGAAACTCTGTATTTTGTAGTCATTATCTGGGATTTCTATTCTTCTTCAATCGCTTCCAAAGGTACAAATTTTACAAAATTTTCTGTCCAGCTCTGCTTGATTCAACTAGTTCATGAATTTCATAATAATGCAGGGACCTTGTACATGTTTGTGGACTTGTGGTAATTGTTATGCTTACATGGTATTTTATTTCTATGCAAATAGCGATAACATCCATTAATTTGTTGAACTATTGTTTTGCTTGTTAGGTATACTCTAGTTTATCTCTTTGTTCTCATAAAATTGCACCAATAATCATAAACTATATCtactgtgtttttttttgttgggtgCATACAGTGCTTGATACAAATCCTTCAATTTAGGCATGCTGAAAAATACCCAATAAATTTTGTGCCAAgagaaaataaacaaaagaaacaaaaatatttAACAAAGGAAAAGAACCTTGTGAAATGGTGTATTTGAGAATTATATTTGACAAATTATATGCATAgaacaaaagaaataaaaaatataagaaaggctatatagaaataaaaagggttaatcctcaaattggtcCATGTATTTGTGTCGTTgtctgaactaggtccctcgccgggaaaattattgaaacaacatcttttttgtaaataatttgGAGTAGGTCttgccggagcccggagctccggcgagtggtGAAGTGGAACGCTGACGGGATTAATGAAGTCTAcgtgaaattttaaaaaaaaaaaatcgattATTAAAATGTGATGtggattttttgtttgttttttaattcaaaatcaggtcatttatttttaatattgtaTGAAATTCTGGCACTCGTATGACAGATGTTCTACtcgatgtctaagacatcttgtataaCATATTACTCACAGTAAGTTTAGTTTGATGCGttaaacaacaaaaacaataaaaattaacacaagagattgttaactcagttcggtgcaatatcacctacgtctggagtgTTTTCACCCGAGAAAAATAATCTAttattatagagaatcaagtacacaaGGTCTTAGATGAACAACCATGTTTATGGCCTATCTACCTATTCCTACCAGTGGCTTATTACTTAGTCATCCCCCTAAGCATGAGagtctctctcactttctcttacAATCACTGTCACAATGATTGGTTCCTTACAACAAGAGTAAAGACAGATCACCCGATCAAATAACTAATACAAACAACTCTCAACTAAACAAGAGCAAGTAAAGCTGCCGAGAGAGTTACAACAATAATAGTATGAACTCACAAAGATAAACCCTGATAATCTCAGTAAAAGCGCACACCTATCAACTAGGTTTTAGGTCTTCTCATTTAGCAGTTTTCAGGCCTTATCTTCGATGGGCTTGAACGAATAAAGAGTTCATAACAAAACAGGAAGTCAATTTTCTAAAAACTGCAGCAAATCTTAACGCTTAAGATTTGAATcatcaagataaaacttccacaaaTCAAACACAAAACAAATCCTTTGTAACCGATTTGATCACATATGATATAATCTCTCAACAGAGCACAAAAGCTTCTTTAACAACCCTAACTTGTTGATCACGTAacaatccaaagcttctagaatgAATCACTTAAACACACAACATGCCCACAAGGACAAATGTTGCACCCAAGATGCTAAAACATCTTGTCCCACATCTTGCCACAAAACAcacttagctaaaatgtagacaaAAATGATCAAAGGAACAacattatatattaatttaaaaaaccctaattttttttttcctgaatcATTCTTCATCCCCTTTCCTccaacattcttcttcttcatattcttccggatccacacctctcttttgaggtggagaggtggaatggtgagagagataggaatcaatatcaatatacattagaaaagaacaacttctagcatgacgtgtcgctctcacaggccaagttagtgacgtgtcgctcccagattaattctcacatgatattttacatgtaagctctttctgcttggccccacttgccacatgtgccctgatttttacttaccttatttttccttaataaaaaataaatttttaaattttagatttgattaggatttaggttttttatttcttgattttatcttaatttatttttgatttatttttagagtattaattaatttttatggtatttttattgaatttttggatttttaattaattccggattttatgagtttttattgtgatttgctagattttgatagtttttatctatttttatttagttctGAGGTAGGTGAATGAATCCTTTTAGTTAAAAGTTCTTTATGTCTAGCATTTGATTCATAAGATTAATGTATTGGTTTGAAGCTACTTATGtgtctgtttttaattttattctttatgtGTTTTGGTTGGGTCAATTAGGCTAATTTGAATCAAATGCCTCAAAGAAATCAAGGCACTACTTGAAATAAGGTATGAGAAGCTAGATGAAGGAAATGAGTTGTAGGCAGGAGaatagagagatagagagagggGAGGGTGATTGCACACAAAGAATGCTAATGAAGTGGATATGTTACTTTCAAACAAAAGCTATATTGGAtaagatttgaaaaataatttaaagaaattttaaaattattttccaagaactcctatgccattttgttatagccttgctaaactattcaactaggttctctaatgctttgtttgatatggtagtgaaagagaagagaaaaatagaggagagagagataagagttagtgtgtttgattggcaagggatgagagataaagggggcagattttgtgggtccaatgtattttttcaatcttctcattttgagtagacatagaacagagtttgatcaatttttttagctttccaattgtaatcttattaattttttttggttattgggagggagtaatcttattaatttactaagcctatcattgtttttatattttgatatttttatttttatttaaatgtcgATTCATGGCAAACTAATTCCCTCTCTTATTTTCTATTTAACCCAACGATGGGAGAGAATCTACGTCATTCTTTCTCTACTATCACAACTCTCATACAAACAACTTATATAATTTACTCTATACCACACGTATTTCTCTATACTCATcacattttgttatattttttattaatgtcaactccaacaatcaatttgtcgtgcaacgcacgggtaaaaaatactagggGATAAACAAGGGATAGTTTCAAACTCCAAGCGCAATGTTGTCTACCAAAAAGTTTTTGAGAACATATGTgtggttagtttaattttttatcttaatagtttttttaatacaaactgACTTCTAAGTGACCTAACTTTATTTCATTGTTAACATGATGTCTATGACATCTTATAAGTTGATGAACATCTGATGCAAAAATATTAttgtcggtttaaggttcgttctattttcccttacaatgaaataattctttattgattaaaacaagtatgtacaaagtctgatatatatcttaaattttataggcaccctgcaatattggctcaaacatggatgacttgaaataaaaaaaatgaggtcatactttatgatttatctttcacaattcaaatttgtgctactatcacgttcttttttttcccatgattaatatgtattTATCATCTACTTTATTGGCGATTCTTTTTTTCCACTTTCcttagcatttcagactcttctatttcatctgttgtttaataatcacctttttttaaaaattaaatatgtaacagAATCACAGTTGTTATCTAACGGATTGACACgttgaattttttgaaaaagaatcacgtgctatttcttccattttcaaaaaaagaataattttttaatgaatgtattAAGGGTGGAATCACGTTGTGGTAATAGGACAGTCGTCACCCTTAGACACAAAATTGTTACTTGATATACTataaaagataataaactccCTATATATTTCGGCTTTTCTCCTTTAGAAGACAAACTTCAAGTAGactaatcaatatatatttcttacacattttattattatatgcaactaaagtagtgttgacaaactactaataaaaaagtcagactttttttttcgaaagatatatatatatatatataatatcaaaATGCTTGAGAGCAAACTCTTAAGCAGGAAATACAAACCAACCAACACCGGCGGCAAAAACCCAAAAGTACACCCAAAGATCGAGCCAGACAAAAACCAAACAGAAGAAACCCAAAGACAGAAAGATAGGAAAACCTAGAAAGTGCCGGAAAGAAAACAGGACAGAGCAaaccaaccaaaaaaaaaattccgatatatttcataaattttgtaggtaccttgcaatattgactcaaacttggatgacttggtataaacataaaatgatgtcatactttatgatttatcttttacaATCCTGATTAGTGTTACTATCACATCTTTTTTTCccataatatgtgtttatcgtctgctttattggtgattccttatatctattatttgtgtcattgttttcatgttcattaagaatgtgaaacgatttcatcttgatctcaatcaggcttagatgacaagtcttttggtccactttgcttagcatttgagacccttctatttcatatgttgtttaatatattttaaataatcaaataattgattgatgtatcaaatacgatagacatattcctcgtgcaacgcgcgggtaaaaaacactagaatttccccttctatattgatttatgaaatttataagattttgtttctctgataaatgagaatccattgagtaagatgatttgcatcTAAGTCTGCTTTGAAACCTAAAAGcggttgttgtttgtatttgcgtataattttcaattgtatgttttaattttaaagtactataatgctatctacgtgagattttgttttatataaaaagtatcattatactttttttatacaatcattatattctaaactaattaattgatattattttaatagaataaatttaatataattaactttagtattattttcaaaattttaagagtgtatatttatataagtatataactataataatttgatagtaagaaaagtaccaggaatacaaaatattaatacatatgaactataaaattatgacctgaatttattagtgctaacaaattagagttacgagatctcacggggagaaacattttacatgaaaatgaaaatttgtacgagttaaaaaaaataaaattcattttctataacttaagtgtatttttaataattttaaaaataattatatatttatgtattattatatatctaaaacacaaaagcattaccctttatgcaacacgagtatacatcttcacaaacaaaattcagttatacctcacatatgcaaaaattaaagcttttggtttattaacttctgtgtttttcaaaatttgtactctttaaatatctacatctttattataattattcttacattcttagcatcttaaatatttataatttaaaatatgaatcgatgtatcaaatacaatagacatattccccgtgcaacgcgcgggtaaaaaagcactagtaaaagaaaaagtaagagagagaaaatatgagatgtgatagatgataagatgagagagatagaaacaaaaagaggtggaaatgaagtgtttaaaaaatgaggtgtgtatataatatatatcattactctgtTCTTCCTAACCGCCACCCCAACCCTCTACagatgagtaatgatatatacacacctcattttttaaacatttcattttcacatctttttatttctatctctctcatcttatcatctatcacatctcatattttctctctcttattttttcttttcttcctatctctctcttcattccacctcttccacctcaaatgagaggtgtgtaagtaacattattgTCTACAGATTCATACGAATCGAGACCTCCATTCACACCTCATTCTCTAGATCTCCCTCCCTCTACCTCCGGTCGagactgtcaccaccaccacctccttctcctcctctagTCGAGACCATCACCACCACTATAGGTCTCCGTTTTCGTCCACGAAAATCCAAAAGGATCTGCCAGCTTCGTCGCCCCCCAATCACCATCGAGTCCCCTTAATCATCATCCTCTTTCTCTGCCCTTCCTTCTCCCTCTCGGTTGTCTCGCAATTTCAATTCACAGATCTGGTTGCAGGTGGGGTTGGGGGTCCCGATtgcaggtggtggtggggttggaGTTCTGGttggagaagaaaaagaagatgaaggctGGGTGCTGATCTCACAGTTCTCTTGTTGATATTGAAGGGGTTTGCTTGTATGTTGATGAGTGGGAAAGAGGGATGTTCCTATTAAGGGTGTTGGCCATTAGAGTTGTCTGTTTCTCTTATTTGAATTTCTGCACAGCTAGTTGTTGTTTCTTCTTTGTGCTGTTACGtttcttctcttatttttgttttttgcttTGGAAaaaaaggggttgtctaaatgacccatggtaATATTTGGATTAAATAACCCATgatctaggtggaccaatcacattcaagataattaattagaattttttatattttattaatcaattaatttaggattaaatatgttttggtccctaacttatacatataaatataaaatggtacttgaaaaaaatataaagattttagtctttggaaattttatttttgatctaAAATTGTTCCATGTGGATTTTTTTACTTCTAGTTCAGCTCCTCAAAAATTTATTCCAACAAATTAAGTCATTCTCCcctcataattatttcaaaccctaaaaattcatatcttcatctTTAAAAcccctccatcttcttcatcttcaaaacccatGGTAATAATTATGGGAACTTACCacccaacaaataaataaacaaatagACAGGCTGATCATAAGGGAACTTACCACCCCAAAAAAAAGAGGCAGCCCCTATGGCCAAAACACCTTTATCTTTTAAAGCTTCAATCACTGATTTTgcatcttcaaaagctttgttctatCAGCATATCATTACAGTAGAAATTGATTTCTCTCCTCACATTGCTGTTAGTTTTAGCTATCTACCTTTTTTTCGACATTAACGGTATTTGATGAAAAATTAGTGTGGTTTTCACCAATCAAATGTAAAAGAATTGTTCGGTATCTTAAATCATAATTCGTCATGCTATTCTACTGTAATGTTATTCTCTTGGAAGGAAAGGAGGAAGATGAATGaagtttctgggttttgaagatgaagaagatggaggggTTTTAGagatgaagatatgaatttctaggttttaaaataattataaggGGAGAAGGACTTAAATTGTTGGAATACATTTTTTAGGGACTGAACTAGAAGGAAAAAGATCCACAAGGAACCATTTtagatcaaaaataaaatttccaaagactaaaatctttatatttttttcaggtACAATTTTATAGTTATGTGTATAAGTTAAGGaccaaaacatatttaaccctaaattaattgattaataaaatataaaaatttcaattaattatcttgaacgtgattggtccacctaggccatgggttatttaacccataTTTTACtgtgggtcatttagacaaccccggAAAAAAAAGGAGGAGATGATATGATGAATTTATGGTTTCAATAATTTTGTGTTCAGTTGCCTCATTAGGGGGGgatgatttgatttttttggaaaaaatttATTCTAGTATAAACAGTAGCACTTTCCATATGAAAAGTGTATCAGATACTTGAATGAAAAAGTGAAAGTATGTGAATATGTTCAATACTTCAATAAATTGTTTTGATCGCTTGTTTACTTTAGGCATCAGTGTTCCACCTTTTTCTATCTTTGTTTCCTTTTGTAATTCAAGGTTGGGTGAGGATGCTCCAAAATCCATGTCTCTGTTCTTTCTGATCCATGATTTGTATTTTCACTTGTCAAAGAAGTTTTCCCCTGTTTCAACAGGGGGGGAGGGGGGTTGTTCTCCTAAACTAAGAACAATGATGAAGCAATAAAATAATcaaaaagtaacgtaaaatagcAGATTTATCATAAACTAGAAGGGATTTCCATACAATATAGCAAACATTGAGATTCAGATTTTATCATACGAGCAGGCAGGAATGGGAAAACTAACGTAACAGACTCCTTAACCATACGATCTAGAGAATCTGAATTTATTTGGTCATTAACGACTAATCTGCTGTCTAGAGTTTATGTAAAATGAGATGAGCCCCGCGATCAGGCTGAAGAGTGATAATAAAGGAAGGAGCATGAGTATAGGAAGGGGAAAGGTCGAGGGAGAAATGTTGCAGGATCATGGACAAAGCTATTTTTGCTTCTAACAAGCCAAAGTTTTGTCCAATGCAAAGTCGAGGACCCCATCCAAATGGAATGTAACAAACTTTGCCTTTTGTTGCCTTTGAGACCCCTTCAGAGAATCTTTCTGGATTGAACTCCATGGCATCGTCGCCCCAAAACTCCTTTTCTTGATGTAGCATTGACACAGGTACTATAATCTCCACTCCTGCAGGAATTGTAAGGTCCCCAAGTTTTGTATCCTTACGAAGATATCGGGCGAACATAACAACTGGTGGATATAATCTGAGGCTCTCCTGTAGGATCATTGACACCTGTATGTTTCAATGAGAGTCAAGTGATTACGGTAATGAAGCCAAAATCAAATGCTAAGTTGATTAATTATTTGAAGGAAACTTACAATTTTAAGTTGACCTAGCTTATCATGATCTGGCTTTTCATTACCGAACACTTTAAAAACTTCCTCCCTCGCCTTTGCTTGCCAATCAGGATGCTTACTGAGTAATAACAAAGTCCAAACCAGCAATTCTGCATTGGCTTCCTGCCCTGCCAAGTAAAATAGCTTCACTTCTTCCACTACTTCCCTTAAACTcattcctccaccaccactgcttTTTTCAGATTCCTTGTAATTTGATTCCAAAAGTATGCCTAACAAGTCATTGTTAGTAGGTTCCCCTGCTTTGATTGCTTTTAATCTGCGGTTGATGATAGCCATAAGTGAACCTCGTATTTCCTTGTCAATTGCTTTCATCCTCCTATTGGTGTATGTAGGCAGAAACCTAGCAAAAAAAGCATGATTAGAACACAGAAATCAGTTTGAGTTGTTGCAAATGCAGTAGTAGTGTAGTAGTCTTACCTGTAACCTGGAATGAAAGCAAACTTAAAAAGTGTCATTGTAAGTTGAAGCATTTCCCTTTGAAGTTGGAatactttttttccttcttcataGCTACTTCCAAAGCCAGCACGAGCGAGGACGTCGCTTGAAACGTTTTGGACGAAAGGCCATATATCTAACTCACATGACCCGTTAGATGAAGCTACTACACTCTCCAATTTGCTGATCATATCATCGCAACACTCGCAAAATATCGGTCCCAAGAGCTGTGTGCGAATTTTCCAGAATCATAAACATGAATCATAATTTCTTGGTCCGTAATTAATAAGAATGTTTACAGCAGGTACATATTTATAATGACAGAAACACACAAACTAACCTTGAGTTTCTCTACATTGAATGCTGGGCTGACTATCTTTCGGTGTTTTGCCCATTTGTCACCATCGTAATTTGCAAAGCCCGATGCTAGAAGCTTGAACAGAGGACTGGTGTCGGGCTTTTGAAATTCATAGACCTTATTAGCGATTTCTTTAATTTTGTCTGGGTCCATGATGAAAAGCCTCGGTCTTGGTCCAAGCCACATAAATGAATTCTTCCCTGTATTACCATTACCATTACCAAGCAATTACTATTATTAGAAGAAAAAAGGAcacaataaaaggaaaaaacaatTAAGTAGGTTCTCGTGAAAAAGTGACCAACCGTATTTAGCGATGGTGTGGACAACGAAAGGCAATACACGAGGTGCAATGTCGTTAGAGTAGGGATCCATGGGTTTGGATTTGGCTTCCTTGATCATCTTAACCATATCTCTTATGTCTCCAACCAAAGGGCGGTAGGAATTGCCTTGGAGACCCTGCTGCTTCATAGCTCTTTCTATCCTCTTTGGTCTCAGCCACACCCAGTTCAGTGCGCTCCAAATCCACCATATCACCACCGTAGCAATCACACTGCTAATTACACCAATTGTTgttattgatgatgatgatattccCATGATTTCTCCCATCAACAGAAATCAATCACCTATCATGCACACTCGGTAGTATGGCAATATAATGCAACAAATAGCtatcattttaaaaattaaaaaccaccACGAGAGCTTCCCACGAGAGCTTCCCACGAGAGCCACGCAGctcatattatattatataaccTATGTTCAAAAGGACAGGTACAAACATGATGTCATGACTTACTCGCGTTTAGCATGGTGTTTGCCTGACCCGTCCGATGATGAATCTTTTACAgaatattgtttttaaaaaatgaaataaaaaataggtAAATTAATAACCCACCGAATTATTGATTGCTTTTTTTATGAAGGTCTTCACCGTCTACCACTAGATCAATTAATCATCTAAAATGTAATCCCATAGATAAATTAGGCTAATCCCTACATATAACAAAGAAATGATATGTTTACACCTCGGAGTTTTCTAAATGACATaataaaatttgggttaaataacccatcaatCAATCACATGAAAGATAAGTGAgttgtaaataaattaataaataaaatatagaaattttaactcacttatcttcaatgtgattggatgatcagttatttaactcaaattttgacatgagtcatttagacaacctcttACACCTCacttcattttaaatttattttcatcttATTTCTCTACTGATTTCATTAAATCACATATTATATTactttttcttctctctcttcattcctaTATTTTTCTAAAAGTGTTGAGGTGGAAGGCGTGAAAAAAAtaaggcttaattccattttgggcccttgatctttcaaaaatgagcgatcgAGGCCCTctgtgtttaaacgtagcggtcaggctcCCTGATGTCTCTAAAACGTGCGATCCAAGCCCTTCCATCTGTTTCcgtcagttgaccaaacggagctcGCCACCAGGtcattcattaaatgacgtggcatgtCCACGTGTAATAAAACTTTATTTAAACCTTTTTTTTCACCAAAGAAATTCCCCCCACAAATGTAAAACCCGATCCCCCCAAATTTAACCAACAATTAACCTAACCTAACCTAACCCACAACATCCAATTACATTAACCCAACCTACCAACCTACTAACCTTCTTCACAAACACAACACAATCTCCTCAAGAACCCACCTCCAACCCCAGAACAAAAACGGTGATTCTTGGAGAGAAGAGGGGGGACAAGGTCCTAAGAACACACACCTCCAACCCCACCACCATCCCATCATTTTCAACCTCAACAACCAAAAAGCCAACAACGCCAAAAAATGAGATAAGAAATCCAGATATCCTAGAAATTGAAAGCAATAACTTTTACAAATTGAAAGCAACCTTCCACcaaatagcaaaaaaaaaaaaaccccagaAATTGAAACCTAGGAATCATATATCCAGAAACccaaaaacccaaacccatccCCTAACCCTCACATTCTTCATCTCAAATCTCTTTCACTTAcagaatttttttcaatttgtaaACCCCAA
This portion of the Lotus japonicus ecotype B-129 chromosome 3, LjGifu_v1.2 genome encodes:
- the LOC130748014 gene encoding cytochrome P450 72A15-like, producing MGEIMGISSSSITTIGVISSVIATVVIWWIWSALNWVWLRPKRIERAMKQQGLQGNSYRPLVGDIRDMVKMIKEAKSKPMDPYSNDIAPRVLPFVVHTIAKYGKNSFMWLGPRPRLFIMDPDKIKEIANKVYEFQKPDTSPLFKLLASGFANYDGDKWAKHRKIVSPAFNVEKLKLLGPIFCECCDDMISKLESVVASSNGSCELDIWPFVQNVSSDVLARAGFGSSYEEGKKVFQLQREMLQLTMTLFKFAFIPGYRFLPTYTNRRMKAIDKEIRGSLMAIINRRLKAIKAGEPTNNDLLGILLESNYKESEKSSGGGGMSLREVVEEVKLFYLAGQEANAELLVWTLLLLSKHPDWQAKAREEVFKVFGNEKPDHDKLGQLKIVSMILQESLRLYPPVVMFARYLRKDTKLGDLTIPAGVEIIVPVSMLHQEKEFWGDDAMEFNPERFSEGVSKATKGKVCYIPFGWGPRLCIGQNFGLLEAKIALSMILQHFSLDLSPSYTHAPSFIITLQPDRGAHLILHKL